In Acinonyx jubatus isolate Ajub_Pintada_27869175 chromosome B3, VMU_Ajub_asm_v1.0, whole genome shotgun sequence, a genomic segment contains:
- the LOC106975963 gene encoding thioredoxin-like isoform X2 gives MVKQIESKYAFQEALNSEGNTLVVDFSATGCGPCTMVKSISHALSEKDPNSVKPTLPFLKKEQKVGEFSGADKEKLEATINELI, from the exons ATGGTAAAGCAGATCGAGAGCAAATATGCTTTTCAGGAAGCCTTGAACAGTGAGGGGAACACTTTAGTAGTTGACTTCTCTGCCACAGGGTGTGGGCCTTGCACAATGGTCAAGTCCATCTCTCATGCCCTCTCTGAGAAGGATCCCAAC AGTGTGAAGCCAAccctcccatttttaaaaaaggaacagaaggtgGGTGAATTTTCTGGAGCTGATAAGGAAAAACTTGAAGCTACCATTAATGAATTAATCTAA
- the LOC106975963 gene encoding thioredoxin-like isoform X1, with amino-acid sequence MVKQIESKYAFQEALNSEGNTLVVDFSATGCGPCTMVKSISHALSEKDPNVVCLEVDVGDCQRLLQSVKPTLPFLKKEQKVGEFSGADKEKLEATINELI; translated from the coding sequence ATGGTAAAGCAGATCGAGAGCAAATATGCTTTTCAGGAAGCCTTGAACAGTGAGGGGAACACTTTAGTAGTTGACTTCTCTGCCACAGGGTGTGGGCCTTGCACAATGGTCAAGTCCATCTCTCATGCCCTCTCTGAGAAGGATCCCAACGTGGTGTGCCTTGAAGTAGATGTGGGTGACTGTCAGAGGTTGCTTCAGAGTGTGAAGCCAAccctcccatttttaaaaaaggaacagaaggtgGGTGAATTTTCTGGAGCTGATAAGGAAAAACTTGAAGCTACCATTAATGAATTAATCTAA
- the LOC128316181 gene encoding translation initiation factor IF-2-like, with amino-acid sequence MCAARPRRGGGNETGRGAPARAAPAPERAMTHECSAREPESEEGRRRRRSSAASSGRARRRRAAGRGCPSDVRGPHPSAPGAWRPGAERRRREPRASGRLPRQPAARGGRRGGEDWGGGAGPPPVHRTHLWNVLALTEQRRRRAQATLGPCARPPRQAARLIGPRTWFPEARDSQIEVLLVPRPHTALRPGDHMTLELRHMRGGGTQGLRVYLLRTLTCFEQPLCIAPAAEQDIRDTGGPCRCCTHLYAYGGLWALGRCHLKV; translated from the exons ATGTGCGCCGCCCGGCCTCGGCGCGGCGGGGGAAACGAAACCGGCCGAGGGGCGCCGGCccgggccgcccccgcccccgagcGAGCGATGACTCATGAATGCA GCGCGCGTGAACCCGAGTCCGAGGAggggcggcggaggcggcggagCAGCGCAGCGAGCAGCGGCCGGGCCAGGCGCCGCCGAGCAGCGGGGAGGGGCTGTCCCAGCGACGTCCGGGGTCCACACCCTTCAGCGCCCGGGGCCTGGCGACCTGGCGCGGAGAGACGGCGCCGTGAGCCGCGGGCGTCGGGGCGCCTTCCCCGCCAGCCAGCGGCCCGCGGGGGTcgaaggggtggggaggactggggagggggcgcggggccgCCGCCCGTCCACCGGACTCACCTCTGGAATGTTCTCGCTCTGACTGAACAACGCCGCCGCCGCGCTCAAGCTACCCTCGGCCCCTGCGCCCGCCCCCCGCGCCAGGCCGCACGGCTCATTGGCCCGAG GACTTGGTTTCCCGAAGCCCGTGATTCTCAAATAGAG GTGCTGCTGGTCCCCAGACCACACACAGCCCTAAGGCCAGGGGACCACATGACTTTGGAGCTCAG ACACATGAGAGGAGGTGGGACCCAAGGGCTGAGGGTGTATCTCCTCAGGACGCTGACCTGCTTCGAGCAACCACTGTGTATCGCGCCTGCGGCCGAGCAGGACATTAGAGACACAGGGGGCCCCTGCAGGTGCTGTACCCACTTGTACGCGTATGGTGGTTTGTGGGCGCTGGGGAGATGTCACCTGAAAGTCTAG
- the EIF5 gene encoding eukaryotic translation initiation factor 5: protein MSVNVNRSVSDQFYRYKMPRLIAKVEGKGNGIKTVIVNMVDVAKALNRPPTYPTKYFGCELGAQTQFDVKNDRYIVNGSHEANKLQDMLDGFIKKFVLCPECENPETDLHVNPKKQTIGNSCKACGYRGMLDTHHKLCTFILKNPPENSDSGTGKKEKEKKNRKGKDKENGSMSSSETPPPPPPNEISPPPHAVEEEEDDDWGEDTTEEAQRRRMDEISDHAKVLTLSDDLERTVEERVNILFDFVKKKKEEGIIDSSDKEIVAEAERLDVKAMGPLVLTEVLFNEKIREQIKKYRRHFLRFCHNNKKAQRYLLHGLECVVAMHQAQLISKIPHILKEMYDADLLEEEVIISWSEKASKKYVSKDLAKEIRVKAEPFIKWLKEAEEESSGGEEDDEDENIEVVYSKTASVPKVEAVKSDNKDDDIDIDAI from the exons ATGTCTGTCAATGTCAACCGCAGTGTGTCAGACCAGTTCTATCGCTACAAGATGCCCCGTCTGATTGCCAAG gttgAGGGCAAAGGAAATGGTATCAAGACAGTTATAGTCAACATGGTTGACGTTGCAAAGGCGCTTAATCGGCCTCCAACGT ATCCCACCAAATATTTTGGTTGTGAGCTGGGAGCACAGACCCAGTTTGATGTTAAGAATGACCGTTACATTGTCAATGGATCTCATGAGGCGAATAAGCTGCAAGACATGTTGGAtggattcattaaaaaatttgttctcTGTCCTGAGTGTGAGAATCCTGAAACAGATCTG CATGTCAATCCAAAGAAGCAAACAATAGGTAATTCTTGTAAAGCCTGTGGCTATCGAGGCATGCTTGACACACATCATAAACTCTGCACGTTCATTCTCAAAAACCCACCTG AGAATAGTGACAGTggtacaggaaagaaagaaaaggaaaagaaaaacaggaagggcAAAGACAAGGAAAATGGTTCCATGTCCAGCAGTgagaccccaccaccaccaccaccaaatgaGATCAGTCCTCCTCCACATGCTGTG gaagaagaggaggatgaTGATTGGGGGGAGGATACAACTGAGGAAGCTCAAAGACGCAGAATGGATGAAATCAGTGACCATGCGAAAGTTCTGACACTCAGTGATGATTTGGAAAGGACTGTTGAAGAGCGGGTCAATATCCTGTTTGATTTTGTTAAG aaaaagaaagaagaaggtatTATTGACTCATCAGACAAAGAAATTGTTGCTGAAGCAGAAAGATTGGATGTAAAAGCCATGGGCCCTCTTGTTTTGACTGAAGTTCTTTTTAATGAGAAGATTAGAgaacaaattaagaaatacagGCGCCATTTCCTACGA ttttgtcacaacaacaaaaaagctcaACGGTACCTTCTTCACGGTTTGGAGTGTGTGGTAGCAATGCATCAAGCTCAGCTCATTTCCAAGATTCCCCATATCTTGAAGGAGATGTATGATGCAGATCTGTTGGAAGAAGAAGTCATCATCAGCTGGTCAGAAAAG GCGTCTAAGAAATATGTTTCAAAAGACCTTGCCAAAGAGATTCGTGTCAAAGCGGAACCATTTATAAAATGGttgaaggaagcagaggaggaatCTTCTGGTGGTGAAGAAGATGATGAAGATGAGAATATTGAG GTGGTGTATTCGAAGACTGCCAGTGTACCTAAAGTTGAAGCTGTGAAGTCTGACAACAAGGATGATGACATTGATATTGATGCCATTTAA